In a single window of the Olivibacter sp. SDN3 genome:
- a CDS encoding acetolactate synthase large subunit, producing MTKTADLFIKALENEGVEVIFGLPGEENIDFLEALRDSNIRFIVTRHEQSAGFMAATYGQLTGKPGVVLATLGPGATNLITAAAYAQLGGKPMLMITGQKPIQENEQISFQIVDVVGMMIPVTKFSKRISFGSQVPAIVREAFRIAVRERPGAVHIELPEDVARKKVDTEPFQVIPDHFPQASESVIKEAITMIRSAKKPLVLIGASANRKDLYDLLSDFIEHNSFYFFNTQLGKGVINEQSSYYLGTAALSKDDFIHDAVKQADLIINIGHDVAEKPPFLMKEDAQRVIHISYQPAVIDEVYYPHLSVIGDIAAAINQINSKLENTVSDKESRSYLEEQRHISQTLNRYNRDDRFPILPQRLCSIIREELAPDDIVTLDNGMYKLWFARLYKTYEPNTLLLDNSLASMGAGLPSAIAAKLIYPKQRVISVNGDGGFLMNSQELETAKRLGLDLTVIVVRDDAYGMVRWKQESMGLDDFGLSYDNPDFVKYAESYGAQGYRPNTVTAFQKTLQQSLHKPGIHLIDLAIDYSFNQRLAEDV from the coding sequence ATGACCAAGACAGCAGATTTATTTATAAAAGCATTAGAAAACGAGGGAGTGGAAGTTATTTTCGGGCTGCCGGGAGAAGAGAACATTGATTTTTTAGAGGCACTTAGAGACTCCAATATTCGGTTTATAGTCACAAGACACGAGCAATCTGCCGGCTTTATGGCTGCCACTTACGGACAATTAACCGGTAAACCAGGAGTAGTGCTGGCCACGCTAGGCCCTGGTGCAACCAACCTGATAACTGCGGCCGCTTATGCACAACTGGGAGGTAAACCTATGTTGATGATTACCGGGCAAAAGCCTATTCAAGAAAACGAACAGATCAGCTTCCAAATCGTAGATGTAGTGGGGATGATGATTCCGGTTACCAAGTTTTCTAAGCGAATCTCTTTTGGTTCTCAGGTACCTGCTATTGTACGCGAAGCATTTAGAATTGCTGTACGAGAGCGTCCGGGAGCGGTACATATTGAACTACCGGAAGATGTAGCACGTAAAAAAGTGGATACAGAGCCTTTTCAAGTAATTCCTGACCATTTCCCTCAAGCATCCGAGAGCGTAATCAAAGAAGCAATTACGATGATCCGTTCCGCAAAAAAACCGCTGGTTTTAATTGGAGCATCAGCTAACCGCAAAGATCTTTATGACCTATTAAGTGACTTCATTGAACATAATAGCTTCTACTTTTTTAACACGCAATTAGGTAAGGGGGTGATTAATGAACAATCCAGCTATTATTTAGGAACCGCTGCTTTGTCAAAAGACGATTTTATTCATGATGCTGTAAAACAAGCAGATCTCATTATCAATATTGGCCATGACGTGGCTGAAAAACCACCCTTCCTCATGAAAGAAGACGCACAGCGGGTTATACACATCAGCTATCAACCAGCAGTTATCGACGAAGTGTATTATCCACATTTAAGTGTGATAGGCGATATCGCAGCGGCTATCAACCAAATAAACAGTAAATTAGAGAACACGGTAAGCGACAAAGAATCACGCTCATATTTGGAAGAGCAAAGGCACATTTCACAAACATTAAACCGGTATAATAGAGATGATCGTTTTCCCATCTTACCACAGCGTCTTTGCAGTATCATTCGAGAAGAACTTGCTCCAGATGATATCGTCACACTAGATAACGGGATGTACAAGCTCTGGTTTGCCCGCCTCTATAAAACATATGAACCCAACACACTCCTACTTGACAACTCTCTAGCTTCCATGGGAGCCGGTTTACCATCAGCGATAGCGGCCAAACTGATTTATCCAAAACAAAGAGTAATTTCCGTTAATGGCGATGGGGGATTCTTAATGAATTCCCAAGAGTTGGAAACGGCCAAACGCCTTGGTTTAGATTTAACAGTCATTGTCGTACGCGATGATGCCTATGGGATGGTACGATGGAAGCAGGAATCTATGGGTCTGGATGATTTTGGGTTATCATACGATAACCCAGATTTTGTTAAATATGCAGAAAGCTACGGCGCTCAGGGATACCGACCCAATACCGTAACCGCTTTTCAAAAAACGCTACAACAATCACTTCACAAACCCGGAATTCACCTTATAGATTTGGCAATCGATTATTCATTCAATCAAAGGTTGGCCGAGGATGTTTAA
- a CDS encoding GMC oxidoreductase yields MVADNAYDAIVIGSGISGGWAAKELTEKGLKTLLLDRGRNVEHIKDYDFAARNIWEYPYRNNRSQQMLHDHPIQARYWPMTEGNVNFLVNEVDNPYVEIKRFDWVRGYQVGGKSLIWGRQSYRLSDLDFEANLKEGIAVDWPIRYRDLAPWYTYVERFAGISGSKEGMDILPDGDFLPPMELNVVEKDVAARLKKHYNGERRMIIGRVANITKPLHGRVNCQYQNQCSNGCNFGSYFSTQSSTLPAAVKTGNLTVRPWSIVVNIIYDKDSGKATGVTILDAENNQTYEYFAKVVFLNASALNSAWVLMNSATDIWEGGLGSSSGELGHNVMDHTLGNGARGVVEGYHDKYIFGRRANGVYIPRFQNLNADKRDYIRGFGYQGGASRESWQRDVAELGIGTLLKEELCEPGVWSIGLTGFGEILPYHENRVYIDQQVKDKWGLPVLAMDAEIKENERMMIDDIIREGKEMLEAAGVQQVSGYRSTFAMGQGIHEMGTARMGRDPKTSVLNASNQLWDAPNVFVTDGAAMTSSGCVNPSLTYMAMTARAVNYAVEELKKGNL; encoded by the coding sequence ATGGTAGCTGATAATGCATATGACGCAATTGTTATTGGATCGGGTATAAGTGGGGGCTGGGCTGCAAAAGAACTGACCGAAAAGGGACTGAAAACATTGCTATTGGATAGGGGACGGAATGTGGAGCATATTAAGGATTACGATTTCGCAGCTAGAAATATTTGGGAATACCCTTACAGGAATAATCGTAGTCAGCAGATGTTGCACGATCATCCTATTCAAGCCCGTTATTGGCCAATGACAGAAGGTAACGTTAATTTCTTGGTGAACGAAGTGGATAATCCTTATGTAGAGATAAAACGTTTTGATTGGGTAAGGGGATATCAGGTGGGAGGTAAGTCATTAATATGGGGTAGACAAAGTTATCGCTTGAGTGACCTGGATTTTGAAGCTAATCTGAAAGAGGGAATCGCTGTGGATTGGCCCATTCGGTATAGAGACCTTGCGCCATGGTACACCTATGTGGAACGTTTTGCCGGTATAAGCGGCAGTAAAGAAGGTATGGATATATTGCCAGATGGTGATTTTTTGCCTCCGATGGAACTAAATGTGGTGGAAAAAGATGTTGCAGCCCGTTTAAAAAAACATTACAATGGCGAACGACGGATGATTATTGGGCGTGTGGCAAATATTACCAAGCCATTACACGGCCGTGTAAATTGCCAGTATCAAAATCAATGTTCCAATGGATGTAATTTCGGCAGTTATTTCAGCACGCAATCTTCTACATTACCTGCTGCGGTGAAAACCGGTAATTTAACTGTTAGACCATGGTCTATTGTAGTCAATATCATTTATGATAAGGATTCTGGGAAAGCTACAGGGGTAACCATTTTGGATGCTGAAAATAATCAAACATATGAATATTTTGCTAAGGTCGTTTTTTTGAATGCATCTGCACTCAACTCGGCCTGGGTATTGATGAATTCGGCAACAGACATCTGGGAAGGAGGTCTTGGGAGCAGTTCCGGAGAGCTGGGGCATAATGTGATGGACCATACCTTAGGCAACGGTGCAAGAGGAGTCGTGGAGGGATATCATGATAAGTATATTTTTGGACGACGGGCAAACGGTGTATATATTCCAAGATTTCAGAATTTGAATGCCGATAAAAGAGATTATATACGAGGATTTGGATACCAGGGTGGTGCCTCAAGAGAAAGTTGGCAGCGAGATGTTGCTGAACTGGGAATAGGTACACTACTCAAGGAGGAGTTATGTGAACCTGGGGTTTGGTCTATCGGGCTCACCGGCTTTGGTGAGATTCTACCCTATCATGAGAATCGCGTTTATATCGACCAACAAGTGAAAGATAAATGGGGGCTGCCGGTATTGGCCATGGATGCCGAAATTAAGGAGAACGAAAGGATGATGATTGACGACATTATTAGGGAGGGAAAGGAAATGTTAGAAGCTGCAGGTGTGCAACAGGTAAGCGGTTACCGCAGTACCTTTGCTATGGGGCAGGGAATACATGAAATGGGAACCGCACGTATGGGCCGTGACCCGAAAACATCCGTTCTCAATGCGAGCAATCAACTATGGGATGCACCTAATGTGTTCGTAACAGATGGTGCGGCTATGACATCATCCGGTTGCGTAAACCCCTCATTAACCTATATGGCCATGACCGCCAGAGCTGTCAATTATGCAGTTGAGGAGTTGAAAAAAGGGAATTTATAA
- a CDS encoding metallophosphoesterase, with translation MLSRILFIIPIWIIVDLYFFQALKSVVGHWQLPAKQTIYWAYWMFDLLLILFILYLSFIDSKIIPTRYGFLFVGFVFISIIPKLFALPFLLLEDLTRLGSYIVHYSSEKTYPERRRFIGQLILGISTIPFGAIIYGMAKGKYNYKVHRSTLYFKDLPQTFDGFTITQLSDIHCGSFTDHTAVKRGIELANAQKSDLMVLTGDLVNNEAEELDEWQSTLARLSAPLGVYSVLGNHDYGDYIAWPSSDAKQANLNRLKTMQREMGFRLLMDEHVKIEKNGQFFNLVGIQNWGKSFAQYGDLHKSMQTVEENTFSVLLSHDPTHWEAQALQHPKPIHLTLAGHTHGMQFGIEIPGLRWSPVKYIYKQWAGVYKIGFKYINVNRGFGFIGFSGRVGIWPEISVITLRKG, from the coding sequence ATGCTGAGTAGAATTCTTTTTATCATTCCCATATGGATCATCGTAGATCTATATTTTTTTCAAGCCTTAAAAAGCGTTGTAGGTCATTGGCAACTACCTGCTAAACAAACCATTTATTGGGCATACTGGATGTTTGACCTATTGCTCATACTGTTCATCCTATACCTAAGTTTCATTGACTCAAAGATTATTCCGACACGTTACGGGTTCCTCTTCGTAGGTTTTGTATTTATCTCTATTATCCCAAAGTTATTTGCTTTACCTTTTCTGTTGTTAGAGGATTTGACCAGGCTAGGAAGTTATATTGTTCATTATAGCTCAGAAAAAACCTATCCAGAACGCCGCAGGTTTATAGGTCAACTTATACTGGGCATCAGTACCATTCCTTTTGGAGCAATCATATATGGTATGGCCAAAGGAAAATACAATTATAAAGTACATCGTAGCACACTATACTTTAAGGATTTACCCCAGACTTTTGATGGCTTTACTATTACCCAGCTTTCGGACATCCATTGTGGTAGTTTTACTGATCATACCGCAGTAAAACGGGGTATAGAGCTGGCAAACGCACAAAAAAGCGATTTAATGGTGTTAACCGGCGACCTTGTTAATAATGAAGCCGAAGAACTAGATGAATGGCAGAGCACTCTTGCCCGATTGAGTGCTCCTTTAGGCGTTTATTCTGTTTTGGGCAACCATGATTATGGTGATTACATCGCATGGCCATCATCAGACGCTAAGCAAGCTAATCTTAATCGTTTAAAAACCATGCAACGCGAGATGGGTTTCCGTCTGTTAATGGATGAGCATGTGAAAATTGAAAAAAACGGTCAGTTTTTTAACCTTGTCGGTATTCAGAACTGGGGCAAGAGTTTTGCTCAATATGGTGATCTGCACAAATCGATGCAAACCGTCGAAGAGAACACCTTTTCTGTGCTGCTGTCGCATGACCCTACACATTGGGAAGCTCAGGCATTACAACATCCCAAACCTATCCATCTCACATTGGCCGGACATACCCATGGTATGCAATTCGGCATTGAGATTCCCGGTTTGAGGTGGAGTCCAGTAAAATACATTTACAAACAATGGGCAGGCGTCTATAAGATAGGATTTAAATACATCAATGTTAACCGGGGTTTCGGTTTTATCGGTTTCTCCGGTAGAGTCGGGATCTGGCCAGAAATTTCTGTTATTACTTTACGAAAAGGATAA
- a CDS encoding voltage-gated chloride channel family protein, with translation MAHKFHQSFEQIRIFKSLVRWTVILLPVSVSIGSVVAFFLWLLNAATHFRFQYPWLLYFLPLIGLLIHFIYKFCGKTSEKGNNLILEEVHTPGEGIPKRMAPIVLASTVLTHLFGGSAGREGTAVQIGGSLAQMFSKWFKLNAQETSILLTAGIAAGFGAVFGTPLTGAIFALEVLAIGRIQYYAVFPCLVASLVGDLTVSAWQIHHTTYRIDTLDIPNLFETYFSLNILLMVKVVVASIAFGLASLLFAQLIHRLRKFFLNFISHTWLIPIIGGIVIILLTVILGKPDYLGLGVDTIYPGATTIPSAFTAGGADTWSWLWKTIYTAFTLSTGFKGGEVTPLFYIGATFGNVLSILLNAPVSLFAALGFIAVFAGATNTPLACTIMGVELFGGEYLIYFAIACYTAYFFSGHCGIYSAQKTAIPKGKPYHREID, from the coding sequence ATGGCACACAAGTTTCATCAATCTTTTGAACAAATTCGCATTTTTAAAAGCCTTGTCCGTTGGACGGTCATTCTTTTACCTGTATCAGTCAGTATAGGTTCTGTAGTTGCCTTCTTTTTATGGTTATTAAACGCAGCCACCCATTTTCGTTTTCAGTATCCCTGGCTTCTTTATTTTTTGCCATTAATTGGACTACTTATTCATTTTATCTACAAGTTTTGTGGTAAAACTTCCGAAAAAGGAAACAACCTCATTCTCGAAGAGGTTCATACACCTGGAGAAGGCATACCTAAGAGAATGGCACCAATCGTATTGGCAAGCACGGTGCTCACCCATCTTTTCGGTGGATCAGCGGGCCGCGAGGGCACCGCCGTGCAGATCGGAGGGAGTCTCGCTCAAATGTTCAGTAAATGGTTTAAGTTAAACGCTCAAGAAACCTCTATATTATTGACTGCGGGGATAGCCGCCGGTTTTGGAGCCGTTTTCGGGACACCTTTAACTGGTGCCATCTTTGCACTAGAGGTGCTCGCCATTGGTAGGATACAGTATTACGCAGTTTTTCCCTGTCTGGTAGCGAGTTTAGTTGGTGATCTGACAGTATCTGCATGGCAGATACACCATACCACTTACCGAATAGATACACTCGACATACCCAATTTATTCGAAACTTACTTTTCCTTAAACATATTACTTATGGTAAAGGTAGTGGTCGCTTCCATTGCTTTTGGTTTAGCAAGCCTATTGTTTGCACAATTAATCCATCGCTTGAGAAAATTTTTTCTAAACTTTATTTCACACACTTGGCTTATTCCTATTATTGGAGGTATAGTGATTATACTACTAACGGTTATTTTAGGGAAACCAGATTACCTTGGTTTAGGGGTGGATACAATATATCCTGGAGCAACCACAATTCCATCGGCTTTTACGGCGGGTGGAGCAGATACCTGGAGCTGGCTTTGGAAAACTATTTACACCGCCTTTACGCTTAGTACAGGCTTTAAAGGTGGAGAAGTTACCCCGCTATTTTATATCGGCGCTACTTTCGGTAATGTCTTGTCTATATTACTGAATGCACCTGTTAGCCTTTTCGCTGCATTGGGCTTTATTGCCGTTTTCGCAGGTGCTACGAATACACCGTTGGCATGCACCATCATGGGCGTCGAACTTTTTGGGGGGGAGTATCTGATTTACTTTGCCATTGCCTGTTATACCGCTTATTTTTTTAGTGGGCATTGTGGTATTTATAGTGCGCAAAAAACAGCCATACCGAAAGGGAAGCCCTATCATCGAGAAATTGATTAA
- a CDS encoding GNAT family N-acetyltransferase — protein MEIQILHNKKPILNFLKKNTAIQIYCIGDLDEFFWSKTIWYGLVKNNDILSIALLYTGMQIPTLLTFYENNADYAVELLKRIKSNLPGKFLAHLSPDLIDVFGRKHVIEYYGFHYKMLLKKEALTIVDENIRRLTVNELSLIRNFYAIAYPDNWFDERMMETEKYFGYFLDNKLVGLAGVHVYSAEFKVAALGNIATHPDHRGQQIGTKLVSKLCAELNRSVNFIGLNVKSDNHAAIKCYKKMGFEVVGEYEECYIRNSCT, from the coding sequence GTGGAAATTCAGATCTTACATAACAAAAAACCTATATTAAATTTTTTAAAGAAAAATACAGCCATTCAAATATATTGTATTGGTGATTTGGATGAATTTTTCTGGTCAAAAACCATTTGGTATGGCCTAGTGAAGAATAACGATATCCTATCTATCGCTTTGCTGTACACCGGTATGCAAATACCAACACTTTTAACGTTTTACGAAAATAACGCAGATTATGCTGTTGAATTATTGAAACGGATTAAATCGAATCTTCCGGGCAAATTTTTGGCACATCTCAGCCCTGATTTAATCGATGTGTTTGGCAGGAAGCATGTAATTGAATATTATGGATTCCATTATAAAATGTTATTAAAGAAAGAAGCGCTAACAATAGTGGATGAAAATATCAGGCGATTAACAGTAAATGAGCTGTCGTTAATTCGGAATTTTTATGCAATAGCTTATCCAGATAATTGGTTTGATGAGCGAATGATGGAAACGGAAAAGTATTTTGGATATTTTCTCGACAATAAATTAGTGGGGCTTGCAGGTGTTCATGTATATTCAGCTGAATTTAAGGTAGCTGCCCTGGGTAATATCGCAACGCATCCAGATCACCGAGGGCAGCAAATAGGAACGAAGCTAGTATCAAAACTTTGTGCAGAATTAAATAGAAGTGTTAATTTTATCGGATTAAATGTGAAATCAGATAACCACGCAGCAATCAAGTGTTATAAAAAAATGGGTTTTGAAGTGGTTGGCGAATATGAAGAGTGTTACATTAGGAATAGTTGCACTTAG
- a CDS encoding glycoside hydrolase family 140 protein, with protein MKQFILITFSFLAHAVLIAQDLDKKKMRIVPNGHDLQYEDGSPFFWLGDTGWELFHRLNLAEIREYLDNRSAKGFTVIQAVALAEFDGLHVPNRYGETPFKNDDPTKPNDRYFAIIDSTIEMAGDRNMFVGLLPTWGDKVTPDWGVGPVVFDTVNAYHYGAWLGERYKIYKNIIWILGGDRPAIADKGDWRSLWRAMARGISEATKDSCLITYHPSGGNISTSQWFHEEKWLGLNMFQSGHGSGRDVANWETVKYDREKHPSKPTLDAEPNYEDHPVNPWPKWNPDNGYFRDYDVRKQCYRSVFAGACGVTYGHHAIWQFMGDREEVINFADRGWRNAMDRPGAFQVGYLRNLMESRPMQKRVPDSTIVAGDKGENATHIEAFRGDENGYAMIYLPIGRTVEVNTSFTKAKQITTWWYNPKNGEIAKIGTANRLNRMAFTSPTEGEGNDWVLVIDDAEKKYAPPGK; from the coding sequence ATGAAACAATTCATCTTAATTACGTTTAGCTTTTTGGCGCATGCCGTGCTTATCGCACAAGATTTAGATAAAAAGAAGATGCGAATTGTGCCAAATGGACACGATCTCCAGTATGAAGATGGTAGCCCCTTTTTTTGGCTTGGAGATACCGGCTGGGAATTGTTTCATCGCCTTAACTTAGCAGAAATAAGAGAATACCTTGATAATCGTTCGGCGAAAGGGTTCACTGTTATTCAAGCTGTCGCCTTGGCCGAATTTGATGGACTACATGTGCCGAATAGATATGGAGAAACTCCTTTCAAAAATGATGATCCAACAAAGCCGAACGACCGATATTTTGCGATAATCGATAGCACGATAGAAATGGCGGGAGACCGGAATATGTTTGTAGGATTACTGCCTACATGGGGAGATAAGGTAACGCCTGATTGGGGTGTCGGACCGGTAGTTTTTGACACGGTAAACGCATATCACTATGGGGCATGGCTAGGAGAGCGTTATAAAATTTATAAGAACATTATCTGGATATTGGGGGGTGATAGGCCTGCAATTGCCGATAAGGGTGACTGGCGTTCACTATGGAGAGCGATGGCAAGGGGTATTAGTGAAGCTACTAAAGACAGCTGCTTGATAACCTATCATCCATCTGGAGGGAATATTTCTACTTCTCAGTGGTTTCATGAGGAAAAATGGCTGGGTTTAAACATGTTCCAATCAGGCCATGGAAGTGGGCGAGATGTAGCTAATTGGGAAACCGTAAAGTATGACAGAGAAAAGCATCCTTCAAAACCTACCCTAGATGCCGAGCCAAATTATGAAGATCATCCCGTAAACCCTTGGCCGAAATGGAATCCCGATAATGGGTACTTCCGCGACTATGATGTTAGAAAACAGTGTTACCGTTCTGTATTTGCCGGCGCTTGTGGTGTCACTTATGGGCATCACGCCATTTGGCAATTTATGGGAGATCGGGAGGAGGTTATTAATTTTGCCGATCGGGGTTGGAGGAATGCAATGGATCGTCCAGGTGCTTTCCAAGTAGGTTATTTACGAAATTTAATGGAATCGCGACCGATGCAAAAGCGAGTGCCCGACTCCACCATTGTTGCGGGCGATAAAGGAGAAAATGCTACACATATAGAGGCTTTTCGGGGAGATGAAAATGGTTATGCAATGATCTATCTACCAATTGGCCGAACGGTAGAAGTCAATACTTCTTTCACGAAGGCTAAACAGATTACAACCTGGTGGTATAATCCGAAAAATGGAGAGATAGCGAAAATTGGAACTGCGAACCGGTTGAATAGGATGGCTTTTACCTCACCAACCGAAGGGGAAGGAAATGATTGGGTATTGGTTATTGATGATGCCGAAAAAAAGTATGCCCCCCCAGGGAAGTGA
- a CDS encoding cation:proton antiporter, which produces MRKIRNVIFYISVIGGLSALIYLTIYKGAALENTQLMNTSFDANSSSWSHFIEGLIDNVKYPLAILLLQIITIILVARIFGYFCKKIGQPSVIGEIVAGIFLGPSIVGYYFPEFSVFLFPESSLGNLGVMSQIGLILFMFVVGMELDLKVLRNQAHEAVVISHASIIFPFALGVLFAYFIYESMAPEGINFISFALFIGISMSITAFPVLARIVQERGLTRSRLGSIVITCAAADDITAWCILAAVIAIVKAGSFLSAGYTILLAVAYVFVMLRFVRPFLRRIGDIYTNKEALSKPIVGIFFVTLLLSAWCTEVIGIHALFGAFMAGVIMPANVKFRNVFVDKVEDVALVLLLPLFFVFTGLRTQIGLLNEPGMWKLCIVVILVAVTGKFLGSALAARFVGQNWHSSLTIGALMNTRGLMELVALNIGYDLGVLSPEMFAMLVLMALITTFMTGPALDLINKLFNKEDGLIVELSQKDKYNILISFGNPLTGKLLVRLANALIRKSKESATITALHLSPGNELTQFNAGEYERESFAPIKEEANHLDQPVISLFKPSQNIDEEIVETANEGDFDLLLIGIGQSVFEGTFLGKILGFTTRVINPERLYGTITGKENPFAMGVFDERTKQLLRSTKIPTGILIDKKLQEVKQVIVPIFSLSDSFLLIYIQKLIHNGQVKVTLLDIVGTIKQDVEFKESIRAVQQVAPDHLVWLHKDKMDTEILTTHDLMVISLSSWKRALETRSVWLSKTPSVLIMKPA; this is translated from the coding sequence ATGAGGAAAATCAGAAATGTAATATTTTATATAAGTGTAATAGGAGGACTGTCGGCACTGATCTATTTAACGATCTATAAGGGCGCAGCATTGGAAAATACGCAATTGATGAATACCTCATTTGATGCGAATTCTTCCAGTTGGAGTCATTTTATAGAAGGGCTCATAGATAACGTAAAATACCCGTTGGCTATCCTTTTATTACAGATTATTACCATCATATTAGTAGCAAGGATTTTTGGTTATTTCTGCAAGAAAATTGGGCAACCGTCTGTCATTGGAGAAATTGTAGCTGGGATCTTTTTAGGTCCATCAATCGTGGGCTATTATTTTCCCGAATTTTCGGTTTTTCTTTTTCCGGAGTCTTCTTTAGGTAACCTGGGCGTCATGAGCCAAATCGGATTGATTTTGTTTATGTTCGTTGTTGGCATGGAGCTGGATTTAAAGGTATTGCGTAATCAAGCTCATGAAGCAGTTGTTATCAGTCACGCCAGTATTATTTTTCCCTTTGCTCTGGGCGTACTATTTGCCTATTTCATTTATGAGAGTATGGCTCCGGAGGGAATCAACTTTATTTCATTTGCATTGTTCATCGGAATTTCTATGAGTATCACTGCTTTTCCGGTGCTTGCCCGAATTGTGCAGGAACGAGGACTCACCAGAAGTCGATTGGGGTCTATCGTGATTACATGCGCAGCAGCAGATGATATTACTGCTTGGTGCATTTTAGCAGCGGTTATTGCCATTGTGAAAGCAGGTTCATTCTTAAGTGCGGGTTATACCATATTGTTAGCAGTTGCTTATGTATTTGTGATGCTGCGATTTGTAAGACCTTTTTTGCGGCGTATAGGTGATATTTATACCAATAAAGAAGCTTTGAGTAAACCTATTGTAGGGATTTTCTTTGTTACATTGTTGCTTTCTGCTTGGTGTACGGAAGTTATTGGTATTCATGCGCTTTTCGGTGCATTTATGGCTGGCGTAATCATGCCGGCAAATGTCAAATTCAGAAATGTATTTGTTGATAAGGTGGAAGATGTAGCGTTGGTGTTACTGTTGCCACTGTTTTTTGTGTTTACTGGGTTGAGAACGCAGATAGGCCTGCTTAATGAACCAGGTATGTGGAAGTTGTGTATAGTGGTAATATTGGTGGCTGTAACGGGTAAGTTTCTTGGCAGTGCGCTTGCCGCACGATTTGTAGGACAAAATTGGCACAGCAGCCTTACCATAGGGGCCTTAATGAATACGCGGGGACTGATGGAGCTTGTAGCCCTAAACATTGGTTATGATTTGGGTGTGCTGAGCCCAGAAATGTTTGCTATGCTCGTATTAATGGCTCTCATCACCACTTTTATGACGGGACCTGCACTTGACCTCATCAATAAACTCTTCAACAAAGAAGATGGTTTGATCGTAGAACTCAGTCAAAAGGATAAATATAATATTTTAATTTCCTTTGGAAACCCGTTGACCGGAAAACTTTTAGTTCGTCTTGCGAATGCCTTGATTAGAAAATCCAAAGAGTCGGCGACCATCACCGCGCTACATTTGTCGCCGGGAAACGAGTTAACGCAATTCAACGCTGGTGAATACGAACGGGAAAGTTTCGCTCCAATTAAGGAAGAAGCAAATCATCTTGATCAGCCGGTTATATCTCTTTTTAAACCTTCACAAAACATTGACGAAGAAATTGTTGAAACGGCAAATGAGGGCGACTTCGATTTGCTTTTAATAGGCATAGGTCAGTCGGTTTTTGAGGGTACTTTTTTAGGTAAAATATTGGGTTTTACCACTCGGGTAATTAATCCAGAAAGGTTATATGGCACGATTACGGGTAAAGAAAATCCCTTCGCGATGGGAGTCTTTGACGAGCGGACAAAACAGCTTCTCCGGTCAACCAAAATTCCAACAGGGATTCTGATTGATAAGAAACTCCAAGAGGTCAAACAGGTAATTGTTCCTATCTTCTCTCTGAGTGATAGTTTTCTTTTAATCTACATACAAAAACTTATACACAATGGACAGGTGAAGGTAACGTTATTGGATATCGTAGGAACGATCAAGCAAGACGTGGAGTTTAAGGAATCCATAAGAGCGGTGCAACAGGTAGCTCCTGATCACTTGGTTTGGCTTCATAAAGACAAGATGGATACGGAAATATTGACAACACATGATTTGATGGTCATCAGTTTGAGCAGTTGGAAGAGAGCGTTGGAGACGAGAAGTGTCTGGCTATCTAAAACACCGTCGGTTTTGATCATGAAACCTGCCTGA